A stretch of Pseudomonas sp. 7SR1 DNA encodes these proteins:
- a CDS encoding MarR family winged helix-turn-helix transcriptional regulator produces MLDLKNPTSQQMAMEAFFFGYQAFTAKADEMLERRGLSRVHQRIVFFIARYPTLSVKELLGLLGVSKQALNMPLRQLMEMHLVNSVASQTDKRKRLLELTAEGERFEQALRREQVKLLERVFAEAGEAAVDGWLAVNMALGKSGD; encoded by the coding sequence ATGCTTGACCTTAAAAACCCGACTTCCCAGCAAATGGCCATGGAAGCGTTCTTCTTCGGCTACCAGGCGTTCACCGCCAAGGCTGACGAGATGCTCGAACGACGTGGCTTGAGCCGGGTGCATCAGCGGATCGTCTTTTTCATCGCCCGCTACCCGACACTGAGCGTGAAAGAACTGCTGGGATTGCTTGGGGTGAGCAAACAGGCCCTGAACATGCCATTGCGGCAGTTGATGGAGATGCACCTGGTGAACAGCGTCGCCTCGCAGACCGACAAGCGTAAGCGGCTGCTGGAGCTGACCGCCGAAGGTGAGCGGTTCGAACAGGCGTTGCGGCGTGAACAGGTGAAACTGCTGGAGCGGGTGTTTGCCGAGGCTGGGGAGGCGGCGGTGGACGGGTGGTTGGCGGTGAATATGGCGTTGGGCAAGTCTGGCGACTGA
- a CDS encoding aminotransferase-like domain-containing protein, with protein sequence MAFSERVSRLKSSLIREILAAAQRPEVMSFAGGLPAEAMLPKVEWEAMPSAMGQYGMSEGEPALREALAAQARSLGLACEASQVLVVSGSQQTLDLAAKLHIDVGTEVMLEAPTYLAALQIFQLFGADCITVPLQADGPDLQQLRARLERHRPAFIYLIPTFQNPSAVRYSEAKRDAVAALLDEFGVTLIEDEPYRELTFDGASATPIVSRLKKASWIYTGTVSKTLLPGLRVGYLIASPDLFPHLLRLKQSADLHTNRIGQWQALQWIGSEKYQRHLGVLRDFYRDRRDRFEAGLQKHFGDIADWNMPQGGLFFWLTLRQPLDTRTLLAAALAADVAFMPGEPFFPEPDKHPGHLRLNFSHIDPTRLDEGLKRLAGVVRQALAAKAA encoded by the coding sequence ATGGCTTTTTCCGAACGTGTCTCGCGCCTCAAAAGTTCGTTGATCCGAGAAATCCTCGCCGCGGCCCAGCGCCCTGAAGTGATGTCGTTCGCCGGTGGCCTGCCGGCCGAAGCCATGTTGCCGAAGGTGGAGTGGGAGGCCATGCCGTCGGCCATGGGTCAATATGGCATGAGCGAAGGGGAGCCGGCCCTGCGTGAGGCCCTGGCGGCCCAGGCGCGGTCGTTGGGCCTGGCCTGTGAAGCGAGTCAGGTGCTGGTGGTCAGCGGTTCCCAGCAGACCCTCGACCTGGCGGCGAAACTGCACATCGATGTCGGTACCGAAGTCATGCTGGAGGCGCCGACCTACCTGGCGGCGTTGCAGATCTTCCAGTTGTTCGGCGCCGATTGCATCACCGTACCGTTGCAGGCCGATGGTCCGGACCTGCAGCAGTTGCGGGCACGGCTGGAGCGGCATCGACCGGCATTCATCTACCTGATTCCCACTTTCCAGAACCCTTCGGCGGTGCGCTACAGCGAGGCCAAGCGCGATGCGGTGGCGGCGCTCCTGGATGAATTCGGCGTGACCTTGATCGAAGACGAACCCTACCGCGAACTGACGTTCGACGGTGCTAGCGCCACGCCGATTGTCAGTCGCCTGAAAAAGGCCAGCTGGATCTACACCGGCACGGTGTCGAAGACCCTGCTTCCCGGGCTGCGGGTGGGCTACCTGATCGCCAGCCCGGACCTGTTCCCGCATCTGCTGCGGCTCAAGCAGTCGGCGGACCTGCACACCAATCGCATCGGACAATGGCAGGCCTTGCAGTGGATCGGCAGCGAGAAGTACCAGCGGCATCTTGGCGTGTTGAGGGATTTCTACCGGGATCGTCGCGACCGTTTCGAAGCGGGCCTGCAAAAACACTTTGGCGACATCGCGGATTGGAACATGCCCCAGGGCGGGCTGTTTTTCTGGCTGACCCTGAGGCAGCCCCTCGACACCCGCACCTTGCTCGCCGCCGCGCTGGCGGCCGACGTCGCGTTCATGCCGGGGGAGCCGTTCTTTCCCGAGCCGGACAAGCACCCGGGACACTTGCGCTTGAACTTCAGCCACATCGACCCGACCCGCCTGGATGAAGGGCTCAAGCGGCTGGCGGGGGTGGTGCGGCAGGCTCTGGCGGCAAAGGCGGCCTGA
- a CDS encoding glutathione S-transferase N-terminal domain-containing protein, translated as MIVKALRVGLGQLIIFIDFITRPAKKRRSAEAQAQVDQAARSLTLYQFHACPFCVKTRRTLHRLNVPVALRDAKNNAQDRQTLLEQGGRIKVPCLRIEEKGETTWMYESKVIIDYLDKRFSVV; from the coding sequence GTGATCGTCAAAGCGCTTCGGGTTGGCCTGGGCCAGCTCATCATCTTCATCGATTTCATCACCCGTCCCGCCAAGAAGCGGCGTTCGGCCGAGGCCCAGGCGCAAGTGGACCAGGCGGCACGCAGCCTGACGCTGTACCAGTTCCATGCTTGCCCGTTCTGCGTGAAGACCCGCCGTACCCTGCACCGCCTCAACGTACCGGTGGCCCTGCGCGATGCGAAGAACAACGCCCAGGATCGCCAGACGCTGCTGGAGCAAGGCGGCAGGATCAAGGTGCCGTGCCTGCGCATTGAAGAAAAGGGCGAGACCACCTGGATGTATGAGTCCAAGGTGATCATCGATTACCTGGACAAGCGCTTCTCGGTGGTCTGA
- the folE gene encoding GTP cyclohydrolase I FolE: MSLEQNYTAILGQLGEDVSREGLLDTPKRAAKAMQYLCRGYGQTLEEVTNGALFSSDNSEMVLVKDIELYSLCEHHLLPFIGKAHVAYIPSGKVLGLSKVARIVDMYARRLQIQENLSRQIADAVQQVTGALGVAVVIEAKHMCMMMRGVEKQNSSMITSVMLGEFRENAATRSEFLSLIK; the protein is encoded by the coding sequence ATGTCTCTGGAACAGAATTACACCGCGATTCTCGGCCAACTGGGCGAGGACGTCTCCCGCGAGGGCCTGCTCGACACGCCCAAGCGCGCTGCCAAGGCCATGCAGTACCTCTGCCGCGGTTATGGACAGACCCTCGAAGAGGTCACCAATGGAGCCTTGTTCAGCTCCGACAACAGCGAAATGGTGCTGGTCAAGGACATCGAGCTGTACTCGCTGTGCGAGCATCACTTGCTGCCATTCATCGGCAAGGCCCACGTCGCCTACATCCCCAGCGGCAAGGTGCTGGGGCTGTCGAAGGTGGCGCGCATCGTCGACATGTATGCGCGTCGCCTGCAGATCCAGGAAAACCTCAGCCGCCAGATCGCCGACGCGGTCCAGCAGGTGACCGGTGCCCTGGGCGTGGCCGTGGTGATCGAGGCCAAGCACATGTGCATGATGATGCGTGGTGTGGAAAAGCAGAATTCTTCCATGATCACCTCAGTGATGCTGGGCGAGTTCCGGGAAAACGCCGCGACCCGCAGCGAATTCCTCAGCCTCATCAAGTAA
- a CDS encoding Smr/MutS family protein codes for MQDDDFSLFKSAIQGVKPIKHDRAETGKPKTDRAQIAKLRQAATVRADATTVDGLSDQFVIDVGPEDELMWARDGVQESQMRKLKAGQIPFEGSLDLHGMSVEKARETLWAFLAEATRFEIRCVRVTHGKAVRLDGKRPMIKSHVNTWLRQHPQVLGFTSCQAKHGGAGAVYVMLKRTMMEGRDE; via the coding sequence ATGCAAGACGACGACTTTTCCCTGTTCAAGAGTGCGATCCAGGGCGTAAAACCGATCAAGCACGATCGCGCCGAAACCGGCAAACCCAAGACCGATCGCGCCCAGATCGCCAAGCTGCGCCAGGCCGCCACCGTACGCGCCGACGCCACCACCGTGGACGGTTTGTCCGATCAGTTCGTGATCGACGTCGGGCCGGAAGATGAATTGATGTGGGCCCGCGATGGCGTCCAGGAAAGCCAGATGCGCAAGCTGAAGGCCGGCCAGATCCCCTTCGAAGGCAGCCTCGACCTGCACGGCATGAGCGTCGAAAAAGCTCGGGAAACCCTCTGGGCCTTCCTGGCCGAGGCCACCCGGTTCGAAATCCGCTGCGTACGCGTCACCCACGGCAAGGCCGTGCGCCTGGACGGCAAGCGGCCAATGATCAAGAGCCACGTCAACACCTGGCTGCGCCAGCACCCGCAAGTACTGGGCTTCACGTCCTGCCAGGCGAAACACGGCGGCGCCGGGGCGGTGTACGTGATGCTCAAGCGCACCATGATGGAAGGCCGCGACGAGTAG
- a CDS encoding cysteine hydrolase family protein, translating into MSVPKTMFQLSGRGYAAANLSQATLIIIDAQKEYLAGPLALSGMDAAVANIKQLLGAARAAGRPIVHVRHLGTHGGLFDPQGERGEFIPGLEPEGDEIVIGKLLPSAFHGTDLKKRLEELGPLDLIVCGFMSHSSVSTTVRAAKNLGFRCTLVEDACATRDLPHKGTVLSAEHVHQTEMAIMADNFATLALTQDLI; encoded by the coding sequence ATGTCCGTTCCAAAAACGATGTTTCAACTCAGTGGCCGTGGTTACGCGGCGGCCAACCTGAGTCAAGCGACCCTGATCATCATCGATGCCCAGAAGGAATACCTCGCCGGCCCCCTGGCCCTGAGCGGCATGGATGCAGCGGTCGCGAACATCAAGCAATTGCTCGGTGCGGCCCGTGCCGCCGGTCGACCGATCGTGCATGTGCGCCACCTGGGCACCCACGGCGGGCTGTTCGACCCCCAGGGCGAACGCGGCGAGTTCATTCCGGGCCTGGAACCTGAGGGTGACGAGATCGTCATCGGCAAGCTGCTGCCCAGCGCATTCCACGGCACGGACCTGAAGAAACGCCTGGAAGAGCTCGGCCCCCTCGACCTGATCGTCTGCGGATTCATGAGCCACTCCAGCGTCAGCACCACGGTACGCGCCGCCAAGAACCTGGGCTTTCGCTGCACGCTGGTGGAAGACGCCTGCGCCACCCGCGACCTGCCGCACAAGGGCACCGTCCTCAGCGCCGAACACGTGCACCAGACCGAAATGGCGATCATGGCGGACAACTTCGCCACCCTGGCCCTGACCCAGGACCTTATCTGA
- the prmB gene encoding 50S ribosomal protein L3 N(5)-glutamine methyltransferase, with protein sequence MITSRLRTLRDHIRWAVSRFHGEDLFFGHGTDNAWDEARQLVLGALHLPWEISDSYLDCRLEDEELVHVQRLLHRRIAERIPAAYLLGEAWFCGMSFIVDERVLIPRSPIGELIEKRFEPWLGQEPTRILDLCTGSGCIGIACAQEFPEAEVVLADLSFEALEVANQNIERHVVDERVFTVQGDGFDGLPGQRFDLIVSNPPYVDAQDFADMPQEYQHEPELGLACGDDGLNLVRRMLAEAADHLTEKGLLIVEVGNSQVHVEALYPEVDFAWLEFERGGHGVFMLSAEQCRQHQALFASRV encoded by the coding sequence GTGATCACTTCCCGCCTTCGTACCCTGCGCGACCATATCCGTTGGGCCGTCAGCCGTTTCCACGGGGAGGATCTGTTTTTCGGCCATGGCACCGACAACGCCTGGGACGAAGCCCGGCAACTGGTGTTGGGGGCATTGCATCTGCCTTGGGAAATCTCCGACAGCTACCTGGACTGCCGCCTCGAAGACGAAGAGCTGGTCCATGTACAACGCCTGCTGCATCGGCGTATCGCCGAGCGCATCCCGGCGGCCTACCTGCTGGGCGAAGCCTGGTTCTGCGGGATGTCTTTCATTGTCGACGAGCGCGTGCTCATTCCGCGCTCCCCCATCGGCGAGCTGATCGAAAAACGCTTCGAGCCCTGGCTGGGCCAGGAACCGACACGGATTCTCGACCTTTGCACCGGTTCCGGCTGCATCGGCATCGCCTGTGCCCAGGAATTTCCCGAGGCCGAAGTGGTGCTGGCCGACCTGTCGTTCGAGGCGTTGGAAGTGGCCAACCAGAACATCGAGCGCCATGTCGTCGACGAGCGGGTCTTCACGGTCCAGGGCGATGGTTTCGATGGCCTGCCGGGGCAGCGCTTCGACCTGATCGTGTCGAACCCGCCCTATGTCGATGCGCAAGACTTCGCCGACATGCCCCAGGAATACCAGCATGAGCCGGAGCTGGGCCTGGCCTGCGGCGATGATGGCCTGAACCTGGTCCGCCGGATGCTGGCCGAGGCGGCCGATCATCTGACCGAAAAAGGGCTGTTGATCGTCGAGGTGGGCAACAGCCAGGTGCACGTCGAGGCACTCTACCCGGAAGTGGATTTCGCCTGGCTGGAGTTCGAGCGGGGCGGCCATGGCGTGTTCATGCTCAGCGCCGAACAGTGCCGCCAGCATCAGGCGTTGTTTGCTTCGCGGGTTTGA
- a CDS encoding alpha/beta hydrolase, with translation MMLNLLALSLTLFTCLFCGLAQATVLQRPISLDTGNGELFGTLLLPKADTPVPVVLIISGSGPTDRDGNNPEGGRNDSLKRLAWVLARHNIASVRYDKRGVAASLAATADERNLSVEAYVADAVAWSRKLAADPRLGPLVLLGHSEGALIASLAAPQASAVAVVSVGGSARPIDQVLRQQLGSRLPPPLMLRSNELLDSLKGGRVDLNVPPQLQFIFRPSVQPYLISLFRQDPAQAFAALKMPALIVQGTHDIQVGVDDARQLKAAKPDAELALVNGMNHVLRIVPNDERRQLQSYKDPNLPLAAELGIRIVGFIDSITSR, from the coding sequence ATGATGTTAAACCTGCTTGCCCTGAGCCTCACCCTGTTCACTTGCCTGTTTTGCGGCTTGGCCCAGGCCACGGTCCTGCAACGCCCCATCAGCCTCGACACGGGCAACGGTGAGCTGTTCGGCACCTTGTTGTTGCCCAAGGCCGATACGCCCGTGCCGGTTGTCCTGATCATCTCCGGCTCCGGCCCCACGGATCGCGACGGCAACAACCCCGAAGGCGGGCGCAACGACAGCCTCAAGCGCCTGGCCTGGGTGCTGGCCAGGCACAATATCGCCAGTGTGCGCTACGACAAGCGCGGGGTGGCCGCCAGCCTGGCCGCCACTGCGGATGAACGCAACCTGAGCGTCGAAGCCTACGTGGCCGATGCCGTGGCCTGGAGTCGCAAGCTCGCCGCCGATCCGCGCTTGGGGCCGCTGGTCCTGCTGGGGCACAGCGAGGGTGCCTTGATCGCCAGTCTCGCCGCTCCCCAGGCCAGCGCGGTGGCGGTGGTTTCAGTGGGCGGCAGTGCCCGGCCGATCGACCAGGTGCTTCGCCAACAACTGGGCAGCCGCCTGCCGCCTCCCCTGATGCTACGCAGCAACGAGCTGCTCGACAGCCTCAAGGGCGGTCGAGTCGACCTGAATGTGCCGCCACAACTGCAGTTCATCTTCCGCCCCAGCGTCCAGCCGTACCTGATCTCGCTGTTCCGCCAGGATCCGGCCCAGGCTTTCGCCGCACTGAAGATGCCGGCGCTGATCGTCCAGGGCACTCACGACATCCAGGTCGGTGTCGATGACGCCAGGCAGTTGAAGGCCGCCAAGCCCGACGCCGAGCTGGCGCTGGTCAATGGCATGAATCATGTGCTGCGCATCGTGCCCAACGATGAGAGACGCCAACTGCAATCCTACAAGGACCCCAACCTGCCCCTGGCAGCGGAACTGGGCATCCGGATCGTGGGTTTTATCGACTCGATCACCTCCCGTTAA
- the aroC gene encoding chorismate synthase — protein MSGNTYGKLFTVTTAGESHGPALVAIVDGCPPGLEISLEDLQRDLDRRKPGTSRHTTQRQEADEVEILSGVFEGRTTGCAIGLLIRNTDQKSKDYSAIKDLFRPAHADYTYHHKYGERDYRGGGRSSARETAMRVAAGAIAKKYLASQGIVIRGYMSQLGPIEIPFKTWDSVEQNAFFSPDPDKVPELEAYMDQLRRDQDSVGAKITVVAEGVMPGLGEPIFDRLDAELAHALMSINAVKGVEIGAGFACIAQRGTEHRDELTPQGFLSNNAGGILGGISSGQPIVAHLALKPTSSITTPGRSIDIHGNPVDVITKGRHDPCVGIRATPIAEAMMAIVLMDHLLRHRGQNAGVRVATPALGQL, from the coding sequence ATGTCCGGCAATACCTACGGCAAGCTGTTCACTGTCACCACCGCGGGCGAAAGCCATGGCCCGGCGTTGGTCGCCATTGTCGACGGCTGCCCGCCGGGCCTGGAGATTTCCCTGGAAGACCTGCAGCGTGACCTGGACCGCCGCAAGCCGGGCACCAGCCGCCATACGACCCAACGCCAGGAAGCCGATGAAGTCGAAATCCTCTCCGGGGTGTTCGAAGGTCGCACCACCGGCTGCGCCATCGGCCTGCTGATCCGCAACACCGACCAGAAATCCAAGGACTACTCGGCCATCAAGGACCTGTTCCGGCCGGCCCACGCTGACTACACCTACCACCACAAGTACGGTGAGCGCGACTACCGTGGCGGCGGTCGCAGTTCGGCCCGGGAAACCGCCATGCGCGTGGCGGCAGGGGCGATTGCCAAGAAATACCTGGCCAGCCAGGGCATCGTGATCCGCGGCTACATGAGCCAGCTGGGGCCCATCGAGATTCCGTTCAAGACCTGGGACTCGGTGGAGCAGAACGCCTTCTTCAGCCCTGACCCGGACAAGGTGCCGGAGCTTGAGGCCTACATGGACCAGCTGCGTCGGGACCAGGACTCGGTCGGTGCGAAGATTACCGTGGTGGCCGAAGGCGTGATGCCCGGCCTCGGTGAGCCGATCTTCGACCGTCTCGACGCGGAACTGGCCCATGCGTTGATGAGCATCAACGCGGTGAAAGGGGTGGAGATCGGCGCCGGTTTCGCCTGCATCGCCCAACGTGGCACCGAGCACCGTGACGAGCTGACGCCGCAGGGTTTCCTGAGCAACAATGCGGGTGGCATCCTCGGCGGCATTTCCTCGGGCCAGCCGATCGTGGCGCACCTGGCGCTGAAGCCCACGTCCAGTATCACCACCCCGGGGCGCTCCATCGACATCCACGGCAATCCGGTGGACGTGATCACCAAGGGCCGTCACGACCCCTGTGTCGGCATTCGGGCTACGCCAATCGCCGAGGCGATGATGGCGATCGTGCTGATGGACCACCTGCTGCGTCATCGCGGCCAGAACGCCGGCGTGCGGGTCGCCACGCCGGCGCTGGGTCAGCTTTGA
- a CDS encoding MFS transporter yields the protein MAALPYWRLSSFYLFYFALLGSTAPFLALYFDHLGFNAARIGELVAIPMLMRCVAPNIWGWLGDYTGQRLAIVRFGAICTLLTFSLIFIDKSYAWLAMVMALHAFFWHAVLPQFEVITLAHLGGQASRYSQVRLWGSIGFIIAVVALGRLLEWLSLDIYPVALVLIMGGIVFASFWVPNAQPVQGPRVAGDGFLRQLRNPGVLAFYACVGLMQVSHGPYYTFLTLHLEHLGYSRGLIGVLWAVGVVAEVLMFLLMSRILARFSVRRVLLASFLLAALRWLLLGSLAEFLWVLLFAQVLHAATFGSFHAAAIHFVQRSFGPRQQGQGQALYAALAGTGGALGALYSGYSWNALGASWTFNIASLAAFAAAVLIAIRMKEDRP from the coding sequence GTGGCGGCACTGCCGTACTGGCGGCTCTCCAGTTTCTATCTGTTCTATTTCGCGCTGCTCGGTTCGACGGCGCCGTTCCTGGCGCTGTATTTCGATCATCTGGGTTTCAATGCGGCGCGCATCGGCGAGCTGGTGGCGATTCCCATGCTGATGCGCTGCGTGGCGCCGAATATCTGGGGCTGGCTGGGGGACTACACCGGCCAGCGCCTGGCAATCGTGCGTTTCGGCGCGATCTGCACGTTGCTGACCTTTTCCCTGATCTTCATCGACAAGAGCTATGCCTGGCTGGCGATGGTGATGGCGCTGCATGCCTTCTTCTGGCATGCGGTGTTGCCCCAGTTCGAGGTCATTACCCTGGCTCATCTGGGGGGCCAGGCCTCGCGCTACAGCCAGGTTCGCCTGTGGGGCTCCATCGGCTTCATCATCGCGGTGGTGGCCCTGGGGCGGCTGCTCGAATGGCTGAGCCTGGACATCTATCCGGTGGCGCTGGTGCTGATCATGGGCGGCATCGTGTTCGCCAGTTTCTGGGTGCCCAACGCCCAGCCGGTGCAGGGGCCCCGGGTGGCGGGGGATGGTTTCCTGCGCCAACTGCGCAACCCGGGCGTCCTGGCGTTCTATGCCTGCGTCGGCCTGATGCAGGTGAGCCATGGGCCGTATTACACCTTCCTGACCCTGCACCTGGAACACCTGGGCTACAGTCGCGGCCTGATCGGCGTGCTCTGGGCCGTGGGCGTGGTAGCCGAAGTCTTGATGTTCCTGTTGATGAGCCGGATCCTCGCGCGCTTTTCCGTGCGTCGTGTGCTGCTGGCGAGTTTCCTGTTGGCGGCATTGCGCTGGTTGCTGCTGGGATCGCTGGCCGAGTTCCTCTGGGTGCTGCTGTTTGCCCAAGTGCTGCATGCCGCCACCTTTGGCAGCTTCCATGCCGCCGCCATCCATTTCGTGCAACGTAGCTTCGGCCCACGCCAGCAAGGCCAGGGTCAGGCCCTGTACGCAGCGCTGGCTGGCACGGGTGGGGCGCTGGGTGCGTTGTATTCCGGCTACAGCTGGAATGCCCTGGGCGCCAGTTGGACATTCAATATCGCCAGCCTCGCGGCCTTTGCGGCAGCAGTCCTCATTGCCATTCGCATGAAAGAGGACAGGCCATGA
- a CDS encoding 1,2-dihydroxy-3-keto-5-methylthiopentene dioxygenase: MSSLSVYHLSSPDIPNKVLTHFEDIAATLAEKGVRFERWQAATKIQPDATHDEIIAAYRPRIEQWMGEEGLCEVEVISLDNDHPQKDEVRARLLEEHHYEQDEVRFFLAGRGLFSLHMDDYIYAVLCEKNDLISVPAGTSHWFDMGEQPYYVTLRLFKDQEKRAARFTGNDIASRFPRLED, encoded by the coding sequence ATGAGCAGCCTGTCCGTTTATCACCTCTCAAGCCCCGACATCCCGAACAAGGTGCTGACCCACTTCGAAGATATCGCCGCGACCCTGGCCGAAAAGGGCGTTCGCTTCGAGCGTTGGCAAGCCGCCACGAAGATCCAGCCTGACGCGACCCACGACGAGATCATCGCGGCCTACCGGCCCCGGATCGAGCAGTGGATGGGTGAGGAGGGATTGTGTGAGGTCGAGGTCATCAGCTTGGATAACGACCATCCGCAAAAAGACGAAGTCCGCGCCCGGCTCCTCGAAGAGCACCACTACGAACAGGACGAAGTCCGTTTTTTCTTGGCCGGTCGTGGCCTGTTCAGCCTGCACATGGACGATTACATCTACGCTGTGCTGTGTGAAAAGAACGACCTGATCTCGGTGCCCGCCGGCACGTCTCACTGGTTCGACATGGGGGAGCAACCGTATTACGTGACTCTTCGCCTGTTCAAAGATCAGGAAAAGCGCGCCGCCCGGTTCACCGGCAATGACATTGCCAGCCGTTTCCCACGGCTCGAGGACTGA
- a CDS encoding DUF3509 domain-containing protein: MNMIQEKFASLFSNYEVTTQARPDGGILLTLRNSEGKLFKRTISYAQLHAGDQLSWAISAIRRDLAEQASELPQITLLQSQHRFALPTYHSA, from the coding sequence ATGAACATGATTCAAGAAAAGTTTGCATCCCTGTTTTCCAACTATGAAGTCACCACTCAGGCACGCCCGGACGGCGGCATCTTGCTGACCTTGCGCAACAGCGAAGGCAAACTGTTCAAACGCACGATTTCCTACGCCCAGTTGCACGCCGGGGATCAACTGTCCTGGGCCATCAGCGCCATCCGTCGTGACCTGGCTGAGCAGGCCAGCGAATTGCCGCAGATTACCCTGCTGCAGAGCCAACATCGCTTCGCGCTGCCGACCTATCACAGCGCCTGA
- a CDS encoding long-chain-acyl-CoA synthetase: MSPTPSDAITWGMMLRKLPTLARAVPRIVKGLKLANVQDPTQPCGLGWCFEQAVQRNPQGPALLCGDLCLSYAQVNEQANRIAHYLLAQGIGKGDCIAIFLENRPQLLVTVLAVAKVGAVSAMVNTSQTGDALVHSLALVAPVAVVVGDERVPAFNEVRGRTGLSDTRTWWVADEQSAAMPEGFVDLMGSTADYPHDNPASSRQVFSNDPCFYLYTSGTTGLPKAGVFRHGRWMRTSTSFGLIALDMKPDDILYCTLPLYHATGLCVCWGAAICGASGFAIRRKFSASHFWSDVRRYRATTLGYVGELCRYLIDQPASTEDRRHRVRKMIGNGLRPGAWSAFKTRFGVEHICELYAASDGNIGFTNVLNFDNTVGFSLMGWELVRYDHDSGAPLRNLQGRMQKVPKGQPGLLLARIDDKAPLDGYTDPAKTEKTIYRDVFVPGDRYFNTGDLLRNIGFGHGQFVDRLGDTYRWKGENVSTTEVENVLLQHPQVAEAVAYGVEINGTNGRAGMAAITPSESLATLDFSELLLFLQGKLPSYAVPLFLRIKVKMDTTGTFKYQKNRLRAEAFDPCVTGDEPVFAWLPGTETYVRIDRPLAARIQGGQYRY, encoded by the coding sequence ATGAGTCCAACACCCAGCGATGCCATTACCTGGGGCATGATGCTGCGCAAGCTGCCCACCCTGGCCAGGGCCGTTCCCCGGATCGTCAAAGGCCTCAAGCTGGCCAACGTTCAGGACCCGACCCAGCCCTGCGGCCTGGGCTGGTGTTTCGAACAGGCCGTCCAGCGCAACCCCCAGGGGCCGGCGCTGCTGTGCGGCGACCTCTGTTTGAGTTATGCACAGGTCAACGAGCAAGCCAACCGCATCGCCCACTACCTTTTGGCGCAAGGGATCGGCAAGGGTGACTGCATCGCCATCTTCCTGGAGAACCGCCCGCAGCTGCTGGTCACGGTATTGGCCGTGGCGAAGGTCGGCGCGGTCAGCGCCATGGTCAACACCTCGCAGACGGGGGATGCACTTGTCCACAGCCTGGCGTTGGTCGCGCCGGTGGCCGTGGTGGTGGGCGACGAGCGGGTCCCGGCGTTCAATGAAGTACGCGGCCGAACCGGATTATCGGACACCCGCACCTGGTGGGTCGCGGATGAACAGAGCGCCGCCATGCCCGAGGGGTTCGTCGACCTGATGGGCAGTACCGCAGACTACCCGCACGATAACCCGGCCAGCAGCCGGCAGGTCTTTTCCAACGACCCCTGCTTTTACCTCTACACCTCGGGCACCACCGGGCTGCCCAAGGCCGGCGTGTTCCGCCATGGCCGCTGGATGCGCACTTCCACCAGCTTCGGGCTGATCGCCCTGGACATGAAGCCCGATGACATTCTCTATTGCACCTTGCCGCTGTACCACGCCACGGGCCTGTGCGTCTGCTGGGGCGCGGCAATCTGCGGAGCCTCGGGATTCGCGATCCGGCGCAAGTTCAGCGCCAGCCATTTCTGGAGCGATGTGCGTCGCTATAGGGCCACTACCCTGGGGTATGTCGGTGAGTTGTGCCGATACCTGATCGACCAGCCAGCCAGTACCGAAGACCGCCGGCACCGGGTGCGCAAGATGATCGGCAACGGCCTGCGACCGGGGGCCTGGTCGGCTTTCAAGACGCGCTTTGGCGTGGAACATATCTGCGAGCTGTACGCCGCCAGCGACGGCAACATCGGCTTTACCAACGTGTTGAATTTCGACAATACCGTCGGTTTCTCCCTGATGGGCTGGGAGCTGGTGCGCTACGACCATGACAGCGGGGCACCGCTGCGCAACCTGCAGGGGCGCATGCAGAAGGTTCCCAAGGGCCAGCCGGGCCTGCTGTTGGCGCGCATTGACGACAAAGCCCCCCTGGACGGCTACACCGATCCGGCCAAGACCGAAAAGACCATCTACCGGGACGTCTTCGTGCCGGGCGACCGCTACTTCAACACCGGCGATCTGCTGCGCAACATCGGCTTCGGTCATGGGCAATTCGTCGATCGCCTGGGTGACACCTATCGTTGGAAAGGTGAAAACGTCTCCACCACCGAGGTCGAGAATGTGTTGTTGCAGCATCCGCAAGTGGCCGAGGCGGTGGCTTACGGTGTGGAGATCAATGGCACCAACGGCCGGGCAGGCATGGCGGCGATCACCCCGTCCGAGTCCCTGGCGACCCTGGATTTCAGCGAGTTGCTCCTGTTCCTCCAGGGCAAGTTGCCGAGCTATGCGGTGCCGTTGTTCTTGCGCATCAAGGTGAAAATGGACACCACCGGCACCTTCAAGTACCAGAAGAACCGCCTCAGGGCCGAGGCCTTCGATCCCTGTGTCACCGGCGACGAACCGGTCTTTGCCTGGCTGCCCGGCACCGAAACCTATGTGCGTATCGACCGGCCATTGGCCGCACGGATTCAGGGCGGGCAATACCGTTATTGA